Within Macaca nemestrina isolate mMacNem1 chromosome 12, mMacNem.hap1, whole genome shotgun sequence, the genomic segment ctctctcttttaaagacagtttttgggtaatctttttcttttgcttaagtCAGAGATGGAAGGGAGAAAgagcaaaggaaaaaacaaccaaCAACAAGGAGAATGGAACTTTCCCTTCTGGTATCGAAATGCTCCGGAGAGGAGGGACTGTCAGGGGAGCACCTGGGGCCGGTTCCGCCCTCGCTGTGGGTGGCGGTGGCGCCTGCCTGCCTGGCGCCCTCAGATGTCCACATCCCGCACGTCGGTGGGTGTGCAAGCCAggtccacctcctcctcctcctcttcctcctcctcggCGACCTTGGGGTCCATGTTCTGCTGGGCCTGGCGCAGGCTTGACTCCAGCAGGGCTTCGATCTGCTCCTGGCAGGCCCGGAGGCAGTCCTGAGAGAGAAGGAGTGGGGAGAGGTGGGAAGAGGGGGTCCTTAGAAGGGGCCTGCGGTGAGGGCCCCCTCCCAGGTGCCACGACCTGGAAGGCCTCTATAAGAGCAAGACTAAGTAAAAAACTGTCCCTTGACCCATGCCACCGCCTCTGAACCTGAGCGAGACGTGGGAGCTGCCATCACCTGTCAGTGAGACACTCAGGACCCAACGCTTCcacctcccacctggcctccGGAGCCACAAGACAGCAGATGCTTGCCCGCCCACCCTGCACCCGCTCTGCCCATCCCCAAGCTCAACAGCTCCTTGACCTTCTGTTCCCACTGGCCCTGCCAGCTCCCTGGGGAATTCAGTGCCATCTGATCTGGACAGACAGGCCCTTTCAGTCCTGCCTTTTCAGACAGCCTCTCCGTGTGGCAGCCCTCCAGGTGAACCTGGCCTTCCATGATCAACGGCTGTCAAAGTCTTAGGCCGTGCATGACTGAGGATGAATGCTGGGTGCCCAGGGGGACCTGGACCCTTGATCCCTCACCTCCATCCTCTCCCGCTCAGGCCTGTGCCCCGGGGCCACCCATCAGCCTGGCACAGCATGCATCCACCCGCTGCGGCCACAGAGGTGCTCGCCCTCGGGTGGAGTGCAACAAGCTCCTGGAAGTCCTGCACCTCCGCCCTCCGGGTCTCCAGACCCCCTTGGCGGTGGCCGCACCACACTGTCAGTGGGAAAGAGCAGCCATGGAATCCGGAACCCCGCGCCCAGCCGGGGGCCTCTCCTCGGCTCCAGCACGGGCAAGTCCCAGGCAGCCCGAAGCGGCTATCTCCTGTGCGGGGGCTTCTGGATAGAGAACTGGCTTCGTGTGTTGGGGCTGTGTGTGTCCCAACTGCCAGGAAGCCACCGTAGGGCTTCAAGCCGAGTCTCTAGGCAGCCCAGGAAACAGACTTTCCACAAGGAGCAGGGCTGGGCCACAGCCCCAACAGGTGCCACTGAACTTCCAACCAGATGGGGGTGGACAAAGGCAGGGCATGACAGGCGATGACCTAGGCCAGAAGGACTTTTCAGTGGACCCCTGGGGTCGTAACATTTTAGCGTCCTGTGACTTTATAGGGAGGGCTTTCCTCTCCCGCCTTTCAGATAAATTCTCATCATGGCAAATGAAGCCGGCTGGGCTGGCAGCACAAACAGTCCCActgtacagatggggaaactgaggccagagaccTGGGGTGAGATCCAAGACTCCTGATGTTCAACCTAAAACACCAGCCACCCTCAGTTCCCAGCTCCAGGGGCCTGGCAGCTCCACCCACGGACTCTTCACCTGCCGTCCGCCCCCCTCACCATGACCTGCTCCAGGGTCACGCATGCAGCTGGACTCCATTTCCCTCATTCCTCTGGCCCCACAGCTGCCTGCAAGGCTACCCTGGTGGACAGAGCTGTTCTCCCACAGCCAGAAGCTCCAAGGAGGCAGCACGCTCCTCCACGAAAAGTCACTGGTGTGTGGCCCTGTGCACCCGATTCACACAGATGGACATTCCACCCACCAAAGAAAATTCTAGAACACGCCCTAGAAAGTGCAGGGGGCCTCTGCTGTGAACGGTTTTTCTGAGTCTGGGCTCAGCTAATCAGGCAGAGTGGACTCCGCCTCAGGTAACTTCACCCCGTGTGTCAGCTGTGAGCGTGTGCCTCCCATCTAGTTCAGATGGTCTCTACTCAAATAAGGGCCAGTGCCCAACTTCCCACAACTGCCCAAAGACAGCAACATCCCGGGCAGATACCCCTGGCGGGGAGGCGGTTTCCACTCAGGGCGTGGAGTTGGAAATGAAAGTGCAGATGGGAGTTTCATTTTGACGGAGGGGCTTTCCCTTTGCTGGGCTTCTGGAGGCCTCGACGGCATTTCTGAACCATTTTCCTGAGAGAACTGTGGGCTGCTGGCCTCCACCCTACAGCGGGTGAGGACACCTTACCACCCCCACAGGATAACACGGGGCAGGGTGCAAGGGAGGCCACGGCCGAGAGcacagaagggaggggagggcgCCCCTGCCACCTCCAGTATCCCATGGCAAAAATGCTTCTTCCTCTTCCGAGACACACATGGGCTGGGCAGCCGCTAGCTGCCTAGAGGCACCGCTAGGCAGGGGACAGGCAGGTGGACGCTAGATAGCATCTGCTGAGACCCGTGCGGAGCCCCCGGGAGGCTCGAGGGCAGACCCCCAAGAGGCGGCCCAGGCCAGAGCCACAACGGGCCTCGCAGGCCCAGCCGGCCCCAAGCTGGGGTCAGGCGGTCACTCCCTCACACACCGCAGGGCCGGCGGCTGACCCGGCCACCTCTCTGGTCTAATTTGGTAAATGCCACAAACCCTTTTGATTgtcattttaattctttctttaagaaaagaatCGGGAATAAAACAATGGCATTTTGAAGAAGAAAGACACAGTCATGCCAGGGTTTAACGGCAGCAGCCTCTCAAAGAGCCGTAAACAAGGCCGTCTCTATCCGCCCGTTGTCCGGCGTCTCGGACCTCACAGGAGCCCTTTTCAAGCATCTATTTATTGGCCACGCACATTGTGGCCCAAACAAAGCTCGCCTGGGCCTAACCCCACACACTATCACCACACGGACCATTGGCTGGGGCCGCCTGGGGCCTTCGTCCTGGACGCTTCGCCCAGAAACACTCTACAGCTCCTGGAAGCCCCAGGGGACATGAGCAGCCTGTGAGGACCTCCCGACCGGTCAGTGAGTTCTAGGAGCAGTGGAAGAAGCTGGTGCCCTGTCAGTCTGTGGCTTGGGGTCCGAggggcccagccccagccccaacccCAACCTTGTCACCCTTGCACCAGCCTTGGCATTTCCGTGGCACTAGGCGTCTCCTGCCTGTGAGCCCCGGCGAGGCTCCCTGGGACATTGCCCTCACTCACCGGGTCACACTTGATCACTCTGGAGAGGAAGCGTGTGAGGCGGTAGTAGGACAGGAAGTTGTTGGGGCTCCCCAGGTTCAGGCCTTGCACTGCGGCCACCACGCTCCCTGCTGCCACCATGGAGGGTGGATTGGAAATGAACTTCACATCTGcagcaggagagagggaagggggctGTGAGCAGGGGGACCCGTGATCTGGGCATCCCCACGTGCTGGCTCTGAGCAGGCGGCCCGGCCTGGTGGGTACCACTCTCCaggccctccccagcctcccgccATCCCTGGGTACTAGGAGAGCAAGAGCCCGGCCCAGGGACCCTCCAGGAATGTCAGCCCCACTGTTGACTCAAACATAACCAAGCAAAGAGAAAGCCACGGGAAGACAGGACAGGTGACCGGGACATCACTACCCTCTCATCCTTTCAGCATCTTGAGCCTTGTGAATGTTATCACTTATTCACAAAAACAAAGTTAGATGACACAAATATGAGGACACAGAGATGTCGCCTCTATGACCCTAAACCTTAACCCCAAGTACGTGCCACCCCCCAGCAGCAGGGATTGGAGACAAGTCATATTCTGAAGGGACGTTGCACGGGGCCAGGCCATGGGGCTGCAGGGCATTGATGAAGCCATTCCCTGTGTCCATCGAGTGTCAAGCCCTGGCCGGCAGCCTTCAGGGTGGCCGTGATGGTGTGGCTCCGGCTCAGGCCCTGGCGTCAGGAGAGCCCGGCTTGGCTCACTCGGGAAGGAAGAGCTGTTCCAGCAACCCATGGCCCTTACCGTGGGACCACGACTGTCACAGTGACCTTCAGAGCACGGACCAAGTACACCCCAACTCCACCCAGGGCCCTCTACTCACAACTCTACTTCTGGCCGATGACAAAAACGCTTCTCTGGGCCACTTGATGTAGCCCAGCAATTCCAGCGACTTCCCAAGTAAGGGAAGAGGTGTGGGGTTCCTAGCAGCAGGCACTATGGGACACCCTTGGTGGACTGGGCCAGGAGCCGGGTCCCAGGAGGGAGCAGCTTTCCCAAGAAGGCACCAATCCCCCTACTTGGGGCTTCCTGGGGACTGTCCCGCACATCTGGGCCTACTTCCAAGGGGGACACCAATCTAGGGCGGCCCATCAGCCTTTGTGGTCTGCACAAAACTCCCTCTGGTCACTGTCAGATACTGGGACTCATCTGCCTGCCAGGCTGCAGTAGTGGGCATCTCAGGGCCTCCATGACTGACCTAGACAAACAGCAGACCAGCTCTTTCCATAGAGAGCCTCGCCACCAATCACGTCCCAGTGTGTGGCGCGGAACGCCGGCCTCCCCTCCTCAAGCAGTCATGCACCTACCGTGGACAGGTGGGCCAGCGTGGGATGTGCCTCTCGGCCtggcccccaccccagctccgCTGGGGGTAGCCCTTTGTCACACCCACGAGGAATTCTGCATAGGAACCAGGGGCCCTGGGCTGGGAGCTGGACGTCAGCAGGGATGAGTGTGGCATCTTTGTCGGCCCCATCGCCTCATCTCGCGCCACTGAGCGCCCGGGAACAAGGGGGGTCGGGGGAGCTGAATGGGAGCCGACCCAGGCACAAAGGGAGAGGGGCCCCCACGGGCCGCCAGGGGTGCGGCGGCCCATCCGAGACTTCATCCCGAGAGAATAAACAACTTCGGCCTTGTTAGAGAGGGGCGCCGGCGAGGGGCTGGGAAGAAAGGCAGCCACCCTGAAGGGGAGACAAAGCCGGCTGCTGGGCGCcgtaacaacttaaaaaaaagaaatccttaacGAGCCGAGCCAcctcttttcccctttaaatgGGAGCAGTTCCACCCAGTCTGAGAGCCATGAATGAAAACCTTTTCATGGAGGCAAATCAGAACCGTACACACAGAAACCGCTTCTGCAGGGAGCGACAGGTTCTAGCTGGCCCCGTACCTTGTGCCCCCCGTCTCCAGGGGCACACGCAGAGCGGAGTCACTGGGGCCACGTTGTTTCAGAAGCTCATTCTCCCACCCGAATGTGTGGCGCTGCCTGTGTTTAGATTGGGAGCCACCCAGAATTAGACACCAAAGCTCCAGGATTTGACCCCATCCGCTGCCCGGTTGTAAAGGGAAGTGACAGCCGTCCTGGAAGCTCCTAGGTACTGGATGTTCCTCATCTGGCCTCTCGCAGAGCCAAGGGCACACCTGCCCTGAAACCCCCATGCGTGAGTGTATGCGGCATGTGCACACCCGCTGGGGACGTGGGGCCAGGGATGCCTGGCGCAGGGAGAACCCCCAGCATCCCCTTTAAACGTAACCCTTGCCACGTGGACGGCAGAAACACCTTCCCAGACTCTTTTCCATGCCTCCACCTCCTTCAGCCATCTCTAACTCTAAGCAGCCCTAAGTCACTCTCATCTCCACAGATGTCCAGCAGGACCAAGGCACCGGCTGCTCAGTTACGTTCCATGGGGTGGCCACGGGTCAGGACCTGGAGCACTTTGCAGGGGTGGGTCCCCTggcctcctgcctctccctcgGGGCCCACCCTGGAGTGGACTCCACAGCCACTGAGAGTAAGTGCACAGCTGGGTCCCCGAGTGTCCCTCCTCCACCCACCGCTGGGGGCGCCTTAGCAGACAAAGGGTGTGCAGTAGCGGGGAGGGCGAGACTCTGCACCTGCCCACTGCCTCCCACCAGCACTCAGGGGTCCTGGGACGGGAGCTCGTCCGCAGGAGCCACCCTGTAGGAAGGCTGTGCAAGAACCACGCCCCACGTTCTCTCCAGGaaactttgcatttctctgaagccACTTTCAGCTCCATAAAAGGCTGGCTGGAGTCTCCAGAGGCCTCTCTCCTCTGAGCAGCACCAGCCAGAGAATGCCTCCCTGTCTGCCGcatgcccccaccccccaccgtCAGACCCATCCAGGCTGGACGACATCCTTGGCAtcttcatctgcccaccttggggaCTAGCTTGGAAACATGTTGGGGACGGGTTCATGCCCCAAGCaggtggaggaggtgggggaggccTCACGCCTAAACCAGAAACTATTCTGGAATACCAGATACTGGTGTCAGAAGGGAGCACAAAGTAGGCTTGGGGGGCTCCGccctctggggaggggagaagatgCTACTGCTTCCTTGAGGCCCCCTGGGCCTTGCAGCCTAGGTCACCCAGAGTGAGCCCCCAAACAGATGTGATGACTGAGGCTTGAGCAAAGGTGGGCCACAGCAGAGCTGGGTGGGATGGGGACATGCCCCCCCCATCAGGATAACCAGGCCTCCTGGGCCAGGAAAGGAGGCGGTCACACGGGGgtcagaggcagggctggggacagcAGGAGGCAGCACCCTGTGTATGTGCGTGTCTGTCCCCACTGGGTTCTGGGGCCAGGGCCATGTCAGGGAGGGGCCTCTGGGGCCATGCCAGGGGAAGTGAGGACTGGGTGCTTCTGCTGCCCACGGTGGCGGCCCAAGCTGAGACTGCTCTGAAGCACCCCCCAGGGCTCAGCTGAGCCCGGCTGGCTGGCAGCACCCCTGGCAGGGCCTCAGGCAGCAGAGCTCCTCTGCTGGACACCCCTGCACTCGGCTGCCCAGAGCACGTGGTGCAGGCGGGCCAACAGCTCTCCCCGCCCCTGGAGGCGTCTCTGGCAGGTGGCCCAGCCTGGGAGAGGCCAGGAGGGGGCCCTGCAGCTCAGGCTCCTTAAGGACACAAGAAGGGCTGGAGGTGGGTGGGGAAAGGAGGCGGCCCTGCAGCCAAGGTAAACCCCTTTGAGCATGGAGTGGCCACAGGCTGCCTGGCCTGGAGGATGAGGCCACAGCAGCTGGACACAGGCAGGCCGAGCTGTCCACACCGATGCCCAAGGTACTGCATGGTGGCCGTGAGGGAGCAAATCCCCTTCCATCCAGCACAACAAATAATCCAGGGCCTCTGCTCACCAGAGCTGGAAGAGCGCTTCCCAGCGCAGAAGGAAGCCTAGGGACATCTTCCCAGACATCACCCCGGTGGAGAGCGAGAACCCGGCCAGGGTCACCTAAGGAGCTGGCTCTCAAGCGGAGGCCGGGGGCTGCTGGGCCTACCCTACCTGTGGCACAGAGGGCAACGAAGGTCTGCGCGTGTTTGCGGATGATCTGTTTGTTCTCCTCCGCCTCTGGCATTTTGGAAAGGAAGTGTTCGATGAAATCGTGCGGGGTCATGGCGGCCAGGTTCCACTTGAGCTTGTTCACCAGGAGCAGCTCCATTTGCTGCGAACACAGGGTGAGCGGCCATCAGGGGAGGTGCGGGCCGGCCCGGGGGCGCGGGGAAGCCGGCAGCATGGGGGCCCGGGCCATGCAGCACCTCCGGCTCAGAGCACTGGCCCCTGCGTCTCGTGCGGTcctggaggtgggaggggagggctgGCGAATGATGGGGGTGGTATCGGGGAGCCGGGGCAACACGCGATCCCAGATCAAAACAGAAAAGGTGCCCGCTGCGTGAAAAGACTCTGCAAGTGGAAACAAAAAGACCTCCCACCACCTGAAACAGGAGGCTCAGTGCGGAGCGCGGCGCTCCTCGTGCAGCCGCTGGAGGGCGCGCGCCGCCCACTTTTCGGCCACACTGCCGGGCGCGAACGCGGTGGGAGTCGCAGGCAAGCGACTTGGGGGCGGCGGGATGGGGGCGGCTAGGATCCCGCCCGCTCCCGGGACAGGGGCGCCCGGCGGCGGGGCCGCCCTCCCTGGGAGCAGATATGTCAGAGGCGGGCCGGCCGCCACTGCCTGCACCTTCCCCGGCCCCGTGATCCTGCGTGCGACTCTCGGGGGGCAGGGGGCGGCGGGGTCCCGCGGTTACCAGCAGCTCCTCGGGCCGGATGGAGTTGTCGGTGTAGATGCACAGCTTCTCGGCCGTCAGGGGGATGGTCTCCTTCATCTTAGAGGCCACGAACATGCAGGTGGCCCCCAGCAGCTGCAGGCGGCTCTTTTTCACGGGCTCCAGCGACAGGAAGCGGTCCAGGTAGTTCATGGCCAGAGGGAAGACCTCCTCCTCGCACTTCTGCTCCTCGCAGACCTGCGGAGGCACGGGGCCCGTGACCGCCGCCGCCAGGTCGCGccgccccacccccgcccccgcaCCCCCCCATCGCGCTCGGCAGGACCGCCAGTTCTGAAGGGCGCCGAGGGGTGGGGGCCGGGGGCGGAAGGACCTTCCTGTGATGCGCCCCCTCCCCCGCGCGTCCCCAGTACCCACCCTCCCCGAAACTGAAAGGGAAAGTCCCCGCGAGGCTGGCACGGTGGGGGCGGGAGCGGGCACAGCTGGGCGGCGTGCGCGGCGGCGCGGGCTGCCAGCCCTGGGGACCCCGGCCCGCCCTGGAGCTCCGTGGTCCCTCTGACTGAGGGTCGACACCCACTGGGGTGCGGGGCCGCGGAACGGACCGCGGGGTTGGGCGCCGCGCCTGCGAGACACAAAGGTGGCGTCCCAGGCCGCCGCGCCGCATTTCCCCAGAcgtcatcttttcaaaaaatatttaaaaatattaaaaaaataactaagtgcataaaaaaaccctgaaaatgaCCCTCGGGCGACCCTTTACCCAGGCCGAGGGTCGGGAGTTCGTTACAGGCTCCGGGGGGAGCCCCAGGAATTCAAACTCCGGGGCCCCCCCTTCCCCCTGGGCGCGGGCGGCGTTTCCCTCTCGCAAGGGCACCACGCCGcactttcaaaaattatttaaaaatacttgcgGGCCCCTCAGGCGCCCACCGAAGGTCTGAAAATGTGCTCCCAGGCCCCCGGCTCCCTCAGAGAAGGTCCCCCAAGCCGAGATCCCTGCAGACGGGGATCAAGCCCTGGCGTCTTGGGGGCCACGCGACCTTGCAGCTCGGCGTGCTCTCCGGCCCTGGCTGCCCATTTGGGGCGCCCCGGGACTCGCTGCTTAAACAAAGGGCCCCCCTTCCCGAGCGGGGTCCCCCCAAAACTCCCCATGCCGCGTCCCTGCGCCCCTCCCGCGGGCTCCCGGCGGCCGCGCGGCCCCTAGCTGCGGCCCCAGCGCCCGGCGGccgctccccgcccccaccctgcccccaatTATTAATAAACACTTTTGCTTTGCAATAAAAGAGCAAAGATGGCGCATAATACTGGCACGAGCGGCCCTTGCATACGTGTCCAtggatattaatttaaaaatcaaatctatGCCCCCTCCCCCCGGAGTTGGCGGCTCTCGGCCGCAGCGGCCGCGAGAGGAGGCGCAGCCGGGCTGGGGCGCAGGCGGGGGGCACAAAGCGCACTCAGCCTGCCAGCCCGCACCCTCGGGCCCATTGGGGTGCCCCGACACTGGCTTCTCCCGACGGCACCCCTCCCCAAaccccttctcccctcccacgAAACGCAACTTatagcacccccacccccaccccttcctgCTTCAGAAAATAcccacaatttttattttgaaaatgcgGATCCCTAGCAACACCACAGCAAACTTCAAAGTTCTAGcgggagagaagggaggggggTGAGGAGCAAAGAAACGTGGGTCTGGGCAACAAGTTGCAGGGAAGTCTTAAGAGAGCCGCCCAAAGCCCCGCACCTCCAGCATCCAGGTGGCGACGATCTTCCGCATGGACGGCAGGACCTCCTTCTGCACACATTTGAAGTAGGACACCGAGGGCGCGCAGGTCTCCTCCGCCTTCAGCATGGCCCGCAGCACCCGGTCGTTGAGGAGGTTGGCATCGGGGTACGCGCGGCGGATGGTTTCCACTTCGCAGCACAGGAGCTGGTGTTCCATGGCTGGGGCTCTGCCTGGGCAGCTAGGGAGGGCTGTGGGTCCGGGCTGGGTCCGCGCTCGGCTCTCGCTTCTGCTGCCCCGCGCTCCCTCGCGCTATTCTGCCCCTCGCCGGAGCGTGCGGACTCTGCTGCTCGCTGCTACTGCGCCGACAGCCCTCTGGAGGCTCCAGGACTTTGCAACTTCAACAAAACTCCCCTGTAGTCCGTGTGACGTTACTGTTGTTAAGCAGAGATCAAAGCCGGGCAGAGAATGGGAGCgggaggggggcgggggcgggcgcAGGGGGAGGGGGCGCGGGCGCCAAACGCCGGGAGCAGCGAGGGGCAGAGCCCAAAAGCCATCCCCGAGGCGCCGCGCCTGCCCTGCGGCGGAGTTGCCCCCGTAGTCCGGTtttcatagaaatgcaaatcgcCCCGCTGCAGCCTTTCTCCCCGCCAGGGAA encodes:
- the LOC105469727 gene encoding G1/S-specific cyclin-D1, which codes for MEHQLLCCEVETIRRAYPDANLLNDRVLRAMLKAEETCAPSVSYFKCVQKEVLPSMRKIVATWMLEVCEEQKCEEEVFPLAMNYLDRFLSLEPVKKSRLQLLGATCMFVASKMKETIPLTAEKLCIYTDNSIRPEELLQMELLLVNKLKWNLAAMTPHDFIEHFLSKMPEAEENKQIIRKHAQTFVALCATDVKFISNPPSMVAAGSVVAAVQGLNLGSPNNFLSYYRLTRFLSRVIKCDPDCLRACQEQIEALLESSLRQAQQNMDPKVAEEEEEEEEEVDLACTPTDVRDVDI